In a genomic window of Ruminococcus albus 7 = DSM 20455:
- a CDS encoding CAP domain-containing protein has translation MNKIVILFVFLFCVFCALWVFKSKTPINRHLNESNNASNWWDTQNDIAPLSYEVSEEWYLDPRIPSDYVPVLGEDGLYMQVDENGTILSYWKCTEDGTALNWEKVNPDIPDNYEAVEDLEDVYKVTDANGMVKYLKYIRNRDNSFTFVEVDKYGNIIDEYITSCESQAGDNSIPTNYMQIDGNIYGVKNKDGVVVEYVKKNEDKNGNLIWNPISEEKVFADITGNERNNGEVKNPDMTLPDSTDQKPDEYVVGKPGGNKVTTAPVVVDPDISVNTGSKSKKTHTQKESYQTTEYEGDYKLTYEYTIIKTYDDEGNMLSSDKQGPFLRNKEYVGNQKVTANPSLIESNLDNEIMRVAGALEQSDASGVINSLNAERINNNLSILATDGDAQKIATLFAADMATYDNTTNISPLYGSIDQLMTRYGITNQGYGLNVWRTTSDDAQQIHQRFQSIDNCRNARMNENFNQVGVAIFKNNGYYYVAELLMLQF, from the coding sequence ATGAATAAAATTGTGATACTATTCGTTTTTCTGTTCTGTGTTTTTTGCGCTTTATGGGTCTTTAAAAGTAAAACGCCAATAAACAGGCATCTAAACGAATCAAACAACGCAAGCAACTGGTGGGATACTCAAAACGATATCGCTCCTTTGTCGTATGAAGTTAGCGAAGAGTGGTATCTGGATCCCCGAATACCATCGGATTATGTTCCCGTGTTGGGAGAAGACGGACTGTATATGCAGGTCGATGAAAATGGCACGATTCTTTCTTATTGGAAATGCACTGAAGATGGTACGGCTTTGAACTGGGAAAAAGTCAATCCCGACATTCCCGATAATTATGAAGCTGTAGAAGATCTTGAGGATGTATATAAGGTGACTGATGCAAACGGCATGGTCAAGTACCTTAAATACATAAGAAACAGAGATAATTCGTTCACCTTCGTAGAAGTGGATAAATACGGAAACATCATTGACGAGTACATAACATCATGTGAATCTCAGGCTGGCGATAATTCGATCCCGACAAACTATATGCAGATCGATGGAAATATTTACGGCGTAAAAAACAAGGACGGAGTCGTTGTCGAATACGTCAAGAAAAATGAAGATAAAAACGGAAATCTGATCTGGAATCCTATTAGCGAAGAAAAGGTATTTGCTGATATAACAGGTAATGAGAGAAATAACGGAGAAGTTAAGAATCCGGATATGACTTTGCCTGACAGTACAGATCAAAAACCGGACGAGTATGTTGTCGGTAAGCCCGGTGGAAATAAAGTAACAACTGCCCCTGTGGTTGTTGATCCGGATATTTCTGTTAACACAGGCTCCAAAAGCAAAAAAACGCATACTCAAAAAGAGTCTTATCAGACAACAGAGTATGAGGGGGATTACAAACTTACTTATGAATACACAATCATCAAAACCTATGATGATGAAGGTAATATGTTATCTTCTGATAAACAAGGACCGTTCCTGCGAAATAAGGAATACGTTGGAAATCAGAAGGTAACTGCTAATCCCTCACTAATAGAATCAAATCTGGATAACGAGATAATGAGAGTTGCTGGCGCTTTGGAACAAAGCGATGCAAGCGGAGTGATAAACTCACTTAATGCAGAGAGAATCAATAACAATCTTTCCATTCTTGCTACCGATGGTGATGCTCAGAAAATTGCTACGTTATTTGCAGCAGATATGGCTACATACGATAACACGACCAATATCTCACCTTTATACGGCTCTATAGATCAGTTAATGACACGTTATGGAATTACTAACCAGGGCTATGGTCTTAATGTCTGGAGAACAACTTCCGATGACGCTCAGCAGATACATCAAAGGTTTCAATCCATAGACAATTGCCGTAACGCGAGGATGAACGAGAATTTTAATCAGGTCGGTGTTGCTATTTTCAAAAATAACGGATATTACTATGTTGCAGAATTACTGATGCTGCAATTCTAG
- a CDS encoding class B sortase, protein MFDNNKNSKLKIKIIAVCLSLIAVGSFGYVGYKQYFEPKTKDSQYDDLREKRQNKKLSFQNDFVDEGNNEDAYHDKDDDSHEEVPESKKESSQNKDSSSSASADSGTSSVEQSYYTYEYTDRTFGWISIPGTSIDYPVLYLEGDNEYYLTHNYMEQYDSYGSIYLDGNQYIGAKNMTIYGHNINAYYESMFKPLVNYEDQAFFDEHPVVEFDYGGDSSEWEVIGCMIVDLNNDHKSFNKCDFLDDNDFLDYGNTLLDNCVIKKDGFELQADDNLLTLVTCSYHTSNCRTVVICRQI, encoded by the coding sequence ATGTTTGATAATAATAAAAATTCAAAACTAAAAATCAAAATAATAGCAGTATGTTTATCTCTTATTGCAGTTGGGTCTTTTGGCTACGTAGGATATAAACAGTACTTTGAACCAAAAACTAAGGATTCTCAGTACGATGACTTGAGAGAAAAACGTCAAAACAAAAAACTTAGTTTCCAAAATGACTTTGTAGATGAAGGAAATAATGAAGATGCATACCATGATAAGGACGATGACAGCCATGAGGAAGTTCCTGAATCAAAAAAGGAATCTTCACAGAACAAAGATTCAAGTTCATCAGCTTCAGCAGATAGTGGAACAAGTTCAGTTGAACAAAGCTATTATACATATGAGTATACTGACAGGACTTTTGGCTGGATATCAATACCCGGGACTTCGATAGATTACCCGGTTCTCTATCTTGAAGGAGATAATGAATATTATCTCACGCATAATTATATGGAACAATACGATTCATACGGCTCGATCTATCTTGATGGAAATCAGTATATAGGTGCCAAAAACATGACCATATACGGTCACAATATAAATGCCTATTATGAATCAATGTTCAAACCACTTGTTAATTATGAGGATCAAGCGTTTTTTGATGAACATCCCGTTGTGGAATTCGATTACGGCGGAGATTCATCCGAATGGGAAGTGATAGGCTGCATGATCGTTGACCTTAATAACGATCACAAGTCGTTTAACAAATGTGATTTCCTTGATGATAATGATTTCCTCGACTATGGAAATACATTACTAGATAACTGTGTAATAAAAAAAGACGGATTTGAGCTTCAGGCAGATGATAATCTCCTTACGCTAGTTACTTGTTCGTATCATACGAGCAATTGCCGTACAGTAGTAATTTGCAGACAGATTTAA
- a CDS encoding IS3 family transposase, translating into MSGVRNEDKYIAIRYMNEAEHYPIQKLCAAVHVARSAYYKWLKRKQSLSQKVNEQLVEWIKQHYEERNGILGYRQMTVVINREHDVHYNKKRIYRLMQILHLKSVTRVKKNTYIPSTPQITAENILNRDFHADKPNEKWLTDVTEFKYYVGSVIKKLYLSAILDLYDRRIVAYKIGDSNNNHLVFSTFDEAIEHNPDAHPIFHSDRGFQYTNKTFHKKLVDAGMIQSMSRVGRCIDNGPMEGWWGVLKSEMYYLRKFTDKTSLIAAIEEYIRYYNTGRYQIKLNSMTPMEFHRAYAA; encoded by the coding sequence CTGAGCGGAGTACGAAACGAGGACAAGTATATTGCGATCAGATACATGAATGAAGCAGAGCATTATCCGATTCAGAAGCTCTGTGCTGCTGTTCACGTCGCACGCTCTGCATATTACAAATGGCTGAAAAGGAAGCAGAGTTTAAGCCAGAAAGTCAATGAACAGCTTGTAGAATGGATCAAACAACACTATGAAGAACGCAATGGTATCTTAGGGTACCGTCAGATGACAGTCGTAATCAACCGTGAGCATGACGTGCATTACAACAAGAAACGGATTTACAGATTAATGCAGATTCTTCATCTGAAATCAGTCACCCGTGTCAAGAAGAATACATATATTCCGTCAACACCGCAGATCACAGCGGAGAATATTCTGAACAGAGATTTCCACGCAGATAAGCCGAATGAGAAGTGGCTCACCGATGTGACAGAGTTCAAATACTATGTCGGTTCGGTCATCAAGAAGTTGTATCTGAGTGCAATTCTGGATCTTTATGACAGACGCATCGTAGCTTACAAAATCGGTGACAGCAATAACAATCATCTTGTATTTTCCACATTTGACGAAGCGATAGAACACAATCCTGATGCCCACCCGATCTTCCACAGTGACAGAGGTTTTCAGTATACCAACAAAACATTTCACAAAAAACTTGTAGATGCAGGAATGATACAGAGTATGTCCCGAGTCGGAAGATGCATAGATAACGGACCGATGGAAGGCTGGTGGGGCGTTCTGAAATCCGAGATGTACTACCTTCGTAAGTTTACAGATAAAACCAGTCTGATCGCAGCGATTGAAGAATACATCAGATACTACAACACTGGTCGGTATCAAATCAAACTGAACAGCATGACACCGATGGAGTTTCACCGGGCGTATGCTGCGTGA
- a CDS encoding helix-turn-helix domain-containing protein: MSRRKLTDEERIQAVQEYLSGKGSYASIAKKYGVTKETFRQMVVFAKTDGIESVRISHTKKRYSAKTKLKAVTEYLDCKGSQVEICRKYHISSTSVLRKWISCYNSGKDFKERTRSERGITMNKGRKTTQEERAEIVAFCIENGKDYGLAMEKYGVSYQQIYSWVRKYEAKGVEGLTDRRGKAKSEDALTEADRLRMENKILQAKLKDMEMENKLLKKLRELQGGGH, encoded by the coding sequence ATGTCACGAAGAAAACTGACAGATGAAGAAAGAATTCAAGCAGTGCAAGAATATCTTTCAGGAAAAGGGAGCTATGCATCAATAGCCAAGAAATATGGGGTTACAAAAGAAACGTTTAGACAAATGGTAGTTTTCGCAAAAACAGATGGAATAGAATCGGTCAGGATCAGCCATACAAAGAAACGGTATTCAGCGAAAACTAAGTTGAAAGCAGTAACTGAATATCTTGACTGTAAAGGAAGTCAAGTAGAGATATGCCGAAAGTATCATATTTCATCCACAAGTGTTTTAAGAAAGTGGATTTCATGTTATAATAGCGGTAAGGACTTTAAAGAGCGCACACGCTCGGAAAGAGGAATTACCATGAACAAAGGCAGAAAAACAACACAGGAGGAACGTGCGGAGATCGTAGCGTTCTGCATTGAGAACGGCAAGGATTATGGGCTTGCGATGGAGAAATACGGCGTATCCTATCAGCAGATCTATTCCTGGGTACGCAAGTATGAAGCAAAAGGAGTGGAGGGACTCACAGACCGACGTGGCAAGGCAAAGTCGGAAGATGCGCTCACAGAAGCAGACAGGCTTCGTATGGAAAACAAGATACTGCAAGCCAAGCTGAAAGATATGGAAATGGAGAATAAGCTGCTAAAAAAACTCAGGGAGCTTCAAGGGGGTGGTCACTGA
- a CDS encoding ABC transporter ATP-binding protein — protein MIKINDLYKSFNGEPLFEGISLEIPDNSMVAIMGKSGSGKTTLLNIIGAIEPFDSGEVSIDGIQLSKKFNKLKLFRDKIGFLFQNFALIENMTVYDNLDIVKKKYRNDISLEECLECVELKDKKGSKIYTLSGGQQQRVALARLMLKKCDIVLADEPTGSLDATNRDIIMNILSSIHKQGKTVIIVTHDPMVAKKCENVIEICDGKIV, from the coding sequence ATGATAAAGATAAATGATCTATATAAATCATTCAATGGTGAACCACTGTTTGAGGGAATATCACTTGAAATACCCGACAATTCAATGGTAGCGATAATGGGTAAAAGTGGGTCTGGAAAAACAACTCTCCTTAACATTATAGGAGCGATAGAACCATTTGATTCAGGTGAAGTATCAATTGATGGCATTCAACTTTCAAAAAAATTCAACAAATTGAAATTGTTCAGAGATAAGATTGGTTTTCTATTTCAGAATTTTGCTTTGATTGAGAATATGACTGTATATGATAATCTGGATATAGTAAAAAAGAAATATCGTAATGACATATCTTTAGAGGAATGTTTAGAGTGCGTAGAGTTGAAAGATAAAAAGGGCAGTAAAATATACACTTTGTCAGGCGGTCAACAGCAGAGAGTTGCTTTAGCTCGACTTATGCTAAAAAAGTGTGATATAGTTTTAGCTGACGAACCAACCGGCTCTTTAGATGCGACAAACAGAGATATTATAATGAATATACTTTCCTCTATACATAAGCAAGGGAAAACAGTTATAATTGTAACGCACGATCCAATGGTTGCAAAGAAGTGTGAAAATGTTATTGAAATATGCGATGGAAAGATAGTTTAA
- a CDS encoding transposase, whose translation MFRLENITTEFGKQLRMNRSIQAEGVLGVLKQDHGFRRFLRRGKNNIRTEFLLLGLAYNIKKLFAKISENRLGISLFELKTA comes from the coding sequence ATGTTCCGTCTGGAAAACATAACGACCGAATTCGGAAAACAGCTCAGAATGAACCGAAGCATACAGGCTGAAGGCGTATTAGGAGTGCTGAAACAGGATCATGGCTTCAGAAGATTCCTGCGCAGGGGCAAAAACAACATCAGAACTGAGTTCCTTTTGCTGGGACTTGCATACAACATAAAGAAGCTTTTTGCTAAGATCTCAGAAAACCGACTTGGAATTTCTCTTTTTGAACTGAAAACGGCATAA
- a CDS encoding PolC-type DNA polymerase III, with product MYNSYIYKEHVRQCVKMARAGIPICVIDLETTGRSAKDSYVFQFAGLKCIIDKSLTPKIIESLCVFIKPEVPLNERITEITGFTNEDLKDKADEETVFPRIKKFMDNCIMCSHNTAFEESFMNAMYARNGCVFKPAEIIDTLKMSRDLHKEEKSHKLGVIAERYGIADGVKFHDARDDTIICGRLLSRFLSEYVDAKNDDQSKKITPKVHSVSYWEGKRHDQKRLYIFTNLGTVWFSVTDSTWGEKDKDVISMINMDSLIKQAFVLTGSDDLVELSKFKGSVKC from the coding sequence ATGTATAACTCTTATATTTACAAAGAACATGTAAGACAATGCGTTAAAATGGCTCGTGCCGGCATTCCTATTTGCGTTATCGACCTTGAAACAACAGGAAGATCAGCAAAAGATAGTTATGTGTTCCAGTTTGCCGGGCTAAAATGCATTATAGATAAATCTCTTACTCCAAAAATCATTGAAAGCTTATGCGTTTTTATAAAGCCGGAAGTTCCGTTAAACGAAAGAATTACGGAAATAACAGGCTTTACCAATGAAGATCTGAAAGATAAAGCAGATGAAGAAACCGTCTTCCCAAGAATAAAAAAATTTATGGATAATTGTATTATGTGCAGTCATAATACTGCCTTTGAGGAAAGTTTTATGAATGCGATGTATGCAAGAAACGGATGTGTATTTAAGCCTGCAGAGATCATAGATACACTGAAAATGAGCAGAGATCTTCATAAAGAAGAAAAGAGTCATAAGCTCGGAGTTATTGCAGAAAGATACGGAATAGCTGATGGAGTCAAATTTCACGATGCCCGTGACGATACTATAATTTGTGGAAGGCTGTTATCAAGGTTTTTAAGTGAGTATGTTGATGCTAAGAATGATGATCAATCAAAAAAAATCACGCCTAAAGTCCATTCCGTTTCTTACTGGGAAGGAAAAAGACATGATCAAAAAAGATTGTACATCTTTACAAATCTTGGCACTGTATGGTTTTCTGTAACTGACAGCACATGGGGTGAAAAAGACAAAGATGTTATATCTATGATAAACATGGATTCTCTGATCAAACAGGCATTTGTGCTTACAGGATCAGACGACCTTGTTGAACTATCTAAATTTAAGGGGAGTGTAAAATGCTGA
- a CDS encoding single-stranded-DNA-specific exonuclease RecJ — protein sequence MIWSKRDELDSIKQVVSRNSGMTEEELMKTEWDTQIMHLYDVADYLRNASDTKKKIAVFADYDCDGICSAVIMHVILKSLQIDFKIYFPKRGIGYGLQKRYIDMIDEKYDAVITIDNGISAFEGIDAAKARGMDVIVIDHHLQSPEGLPNADIIVDPHVFKEKENFEDWCGAGLGYELSKLICDEKRQKVCLQFAAFATVADVVPLRFNNRTIVKNGLELINNSSVNSIHLLINEITGLGKPNVDETTIGFKIGPIINAMGRVEDDAEYVYRYFTSGNPEMLQHMVDNNEVRKELVIQAVERAQNIVVEECLFSDVPKIIYDPKTIEGIVGVVAGRLTETYKSPVICLTDSETPGVIKGSARSTEDINIKEALDKVSDHLLHYGGHAGAAGLSLKIDELDNIRDCFFSIFEDFEVQEKDEIFYDLEINAEEIPDTLSLLKAYAPFGEGNRPPVFKINNFKCLPRNGKLFQILGDDGKALKLFGNGCIAIGFDAVEKFNSLNMPKTLDIIGVISENNYGKPEAQIEISDFKKVTEIKNQSELTKLCINDILSGL from the coding sequence ATGATTTGGTCAAAAAGAGACGAATTAGATTCCATAAAACAAGTTGTGTCTCGAAATTCAGGTATGACTGAAGAAGAGCTCATGAAAACTGAATGGGATACACAGATAATGCATTTGTATGATGTTGCAGATTATCTCAGAAATGCCTCAGATACTAAGAAGAAAATAGCGGTATTTGCTGACTATGACTGCGATGGTATATGTTCTGCAGTGATCATGCATGTGATCTTAAAAAGCCTTCAAATAGATTTTAAGATCTATTTCCCGAAAAGAGGAATTGGATACGGCTTACAAAAAAGATACATAGATATGATCGATGAAAAATATGATGCAGTGATAACTATTGATAACGGAATCTCCGCTTTTGAGGGCATCGATGCTGCGAAAGCAAGAGGAATGGATGTTATAGTTATAGACCACCATCTGCAATCACCGGAAGGTCTGCCAAACGCTGATATAATAGTTGATCCACACGTATTCAAAGAAAAAGAAAATTTTGAAGATTGGTGCGGAGCCGGACTTGGCTACGAACTTTCTAAACTCATCTGTGATGAAAAAAGACAGAAAGTATGCCTGCAGTTCGCAGCATTCGCTACAGTAGCAGACGTTGTTCCTTTACGTTTCAATAATCGCACAATTGTAAAAAATGGATTGGAACTGATAAACAATAGTTCCGTTAATTCCATACATCTTCTTATAAACGAAATTACCGGGTTAGGAAAGCCGAATGTCGATGAAACAACTATAGGCTTTAAGATCGGACCTATTATCAACGCCATGGGGCGTGTTGAGGATGATGCTGAATACGTATACCGGTACTTTACTAGCGGAAATCCTGAAATGCTTCAGCATATGGTTGATAATAATGAAGTAAGAAAGGAACTTGTTATTCAAGCAGTCGAAAGAGCTCAGAATATAGTAGTAGAAGAGTGCTTATTTTCAGATGTTCCAAAAATTATATATGATCCAAAAACGATCGAAGGAATTGTCGGTGTTGTTGCCGGCAGATTAACGGAAACTTACAAAAGTCCTGTAATTTGCCTGACGGACAGTGAAACGCCGGGAGTAATTAAAGGATCCGCACGATCTACTGAGGATATTAATATAAAAGAAGCACTGGATAAAGTATCTGACCATTTACTTCATTACGGTGGACACGCGGGAGCTGCCGGCTTATCACTTAAAATTGATGAGCTTGATAACATCCGCGATTGTTTTTTCAGTATATTCGAAGATTTCGAAGTTCAAGAAAAAGATGAAATATTCTATGATCTTGAAATCAATGCAGAGGAAATTCCTGATACGTTGTCACTACTAAAAGCGTATGCGCCTTTTGGAGAAGGGAACAGACCGCCTGTATTCAAGATCAATAACTTTAAATGTTTACCCAGAAACGGAAAACTATTCCAGATATTAGGCGATGACGGCAAAGCACTGAAGCTATTCGGTAACGGTTGCATAGCGATCGGATTTGATGCCGTAGAAAAGTTCAATTCATTGAACATGCCCAAAACACTAGATATAATTGGCGTGATAAGCGAAAATAACTATGGAAAACCAGAAGCACAAATCGAAATAAGTGATTTTAAGAAGGTCACAGAAATCAAAAATCAGTCTGAATTGACAAAATTATGTATAAATGATATTCTTTCAGGCTTATAA
- a CDS encoding phage tail domain-containing protein translates to MLFSLILENEAGDQIDMTATANQYMTSRVEGLNPPTGTISTSSYAGMDGSYLNNAFIEKRNVVISFEMRGVGVEARRHQLYKEVKPSRYIKIYYATAGIDLFAEGYVESCEVQNFEMLTIGQISILCPDIYWYSTTSVMAYYSHITGAFTFPFPTGSNPEAFILGKYNTQNMMSIVNDGDEIGFTLVIEALEDARSPTLYYRVFFFLWYNIFLFLN, encoded by the coding sequence ATGTTATTTAGCCTTATCTTAGAGAATGAAGCTGGAGATCAGATTGACATGACCGCCACGGCAAATCAGTATATGACATCGCGGGTGGAAGGATTAAATCCTCCCACCGGCACAATCAGCACCTCCAGCTATGCGGGTATGGACGGCAGCTACCTCAACAACGCCTTCATCGAAAAGCGAAATGTCGTCATTTCCTTTGAGATGCGCGGCGTGGGCGTGGAAGCCCGCAGGCATCAGCTTTACAAGGAGGTGAAGCCCTCCCGCTACATCAAGATTTACTATGCGACCGCTGGCATTGATTTGTTTGCGGAGGGTTATGTGGAGAGTTGTGAGGTACAAAACTTCGAGATGCTGACAATCGGGCAGATTTCTATTCTCTGCCCGGATATTTATTGGTATTCCACGACCTCGGTCATGGCGTACTATTCACATATCACCGGAGCGTTCACATTTCCGTTTCCAACGGGAAGTAATCCGGAGGCGTTTATCCTCGGCAAATACAACACACAAAACATGATGAGCATTGTTAATGACGGCGATGAGATCGGCTTCACGCTTGTTATTGAAGCGTTGGAGGATGCTCGTTCTCCCACGCTGTACTATCGTGTATTCTTCTTTTTGTGGTATAATATATTTCTCTTTTTGAACTGA
- a CDS encoding prepilin peptidase, whose product MIIASITDIKKKEIPIFLFPLFTTIFITINHAVIHPIDSLLGFVIGAISFSILAWKFSGGGGDIIMMSCIGAAYGTKILSHIIIISSIMILVYYIIMKIQKKTKRTVPYAPFVTISFIFLLLGGIFYGIYDYRFLENGYFLL is encoded by the coding sequence ATGATCATTGCGTCAATAACAGACATAAAAAAGAAAGAAATCCCCATTTTTTTATTTCCGTTATTTACCACCATTTTTATTACAATAAATCATGCAGTAATTCATCCGATAGATTCTCTGCTTGGATTTGTTATCGGTGCGATATCCTTCTCGATTCTCGCCTGGAAATTTTCAGGCGGGGGAGGGGATATCATAATGATGAGCTGTATAGGAGCTGCTTATGGGACAAAAATTTTGTCTCATATAATTATTATCTCTTCAATTATGATACTGGTTTATTATATCATCATGAAAATACAAAAAAAAACAAAGCGAACAGTACCTTACGCACCGTTCGTAACTATATCTTTCATTTTTTTACTATTAGGAGGAATTTTTTATGGCATCTATGATTACAGGTTTTTGGAAAACGGTTACTTTCTACTGTAA
- a CDS encoding helix-turn-helix domain-containing protein → MKIQITEPTIASSLLVQYAKDKRVSVKELAERTGLSYSHIINVLNGTRDITPKIEKKLCFALKLTKEEQYALKEAIFISNKSIVISTKNKRDYVLKLLYWVTVKSNTLSLSQVEKCIDIIRYGKHLEKD, encoded by the coding sequence ATGAAAATACAAATTACTGAGCCGACAATAGCAAGTAGCCTTTTAGTACAATATGCAAAAGATAAGCGTGTATCAGTTAAAGAACTTGCAGAACGCACAGGATTATCGTACTCTCATATCATTAATGTTCTTAACGGTACTAGAGATATAACACCTAAAATTGAAAAAAAATTATGTTTTGCCCTTAAACTTACTAAAGAAGAACAGTACGCTCTGAAGGAAGCTATTTTTATCTCCAACAAGAGTATAGTCATTTCTACAAAAAATAAAAGGGATTATGTTTTGAAATTATTGTACTGGGTAACGGTGAAAAGCAATACTCTATCATTATCACAAGTCGAAAAATGTATAGACATAATCCGGTATGGAAAGCACCTCGAAAAAGACTAA
- a CDS encoding AAA family ATPase, with the protein MNFKNICIENFGGITHLETIPKRVNVIIGPNGHGKTTFLKAVKYGLVGSQTRSELIKDGACAAEVSLDIDAYSIRSINNSKGASVYLNGKKTTRKSIVELLQAEYGGTKEAMQFLTSSEVFEKASSSEFTEFLLNSGFIPLNLDIETLLRLVKETEVIDESIEEELKGNFPAMPDKFSLDHIQEINDYYSGKIKAEKKEIERLSSIISSVDGIDTTSIREPKTIKKEYELLIADEATIKAYEEITVKRSTALEKLKKLQETYDKYTVTKPNPAEKISAEKVIEQMDSEIKKSIKFISTLNANNSMLEKQLSRLSSNCCPLSEKISCTQDKTEVIEEINTTISGNKDQIELLEQDKEIYEDQLKKAQEVLEAYRNQEKAYTEKINLLKQIDVVKTSIPSAVERPDLDASEIARKKSVLADELALANRIEAANNEKANLISHENDFSKYSILERITSKKGNVKGKILKLLLGRLVKSINDMAAEACPQLTLDLNINSNGNVIIQCKTPSGTQDYGDLSTGEKLLVQFLVMTQINQLSGFKLLVMDNLDKLDEANFEKMLDFLSQPAVAEYYDHVFVATVNHTEFEDVLGKFSDINVINV; encoded by the coding sequence ATGAACTTTAAGAATATTTGTATCGAAAATTTTGGCGGAATTACTCATTTAGAAACAATACCAAAGCGAGTCAACGTAATAATCGGACCTAACGGACACGGCAAGACAACATTCCTTAAAGCCGTTAAATACGGTCTTGTTGGCAGCCAGACAAGAAGTGAACTTATCAAAGATGGAGCTTGCGCAGCTGAAGTATCTCTCGATATTGACGCTTACTCAATAAGAAGTATAAACAACAGTAAAGGTGCTTCAGTATATCTTAACGGAAAGAAAACGACTAGAAAAAGCATTGTTGAGCTCCTTCAGGCTGAGTACGGCGGAACTAAAGAAGCAATGCAATTTTTGACTTCATCAGAAGTCTTTGAGAAGGCAAGTTCATCGGAATTTACTGAATTTCTTCTTAACAGCGGATTTATTCCTCTAAATTTAGATATAGAAACGCTGTTGAGACTTGTAAAGGAAACAGAAGTTATTGATGAAAGCATTGAAGAAGAATTGAAAGGAAATTTTCCTGCAATGCCTGATAAATTCAGTCTCGATCATATACAGGAAATAAACGATTATTATTCAGGAAAAATAAAAGCTGAAAAGAAAGAAATTGAAAGATTATCCTCTATTATTTCATCGGTTGACGGAATTGACACAACAAGCATTCGAGAACCAAAAACGATAAAAAAAGAATATGAACTCTTGATTGCTGATGAAGCTACGATAAAAGCTTATGAGGAAATAACTGTAAAAAGAAGTACAGCTCTTGAAAAGCTCAAAAAACTGCAGGAAACATACGATAAATATACTGTAACAAAACCTAATCCTGCAGAAAAAATTTCAGCTGAAAAAGTTATCGAGCAAATGGACAGTGAAATAAAAAAATCTATAAAATTCATTTCAACATTGAACGCAAACAATTCTATGCTGGAAAAGCAGTTATCCAGACTTTCAAGTAACTGCTGTCCTCTCTCTGAAAAAATATCCTGTACTCAGGATAAGACCGAAGTTATTGAAGAAATCAATACTACTATTTCCGGAAACAAAGATCAGATCGAACTTCTTGAACAGGATAAAGAGATATACGAAGATCAGCTGAAAAAAGCACAAGAAGTTCTGGAAGCTTACCGGAATCAGGAAAAAGCTTACACGGAGAAAATCAACTTACTGAAACAGATAGATGTAGTTAAGACTTCCATACCATCGGCTGTTGAAAGGCCTGACCTTGATGCATCAGAGATTGCAAGAAAGAAAAGCGTTCTGGCAGATGAACTTGCTTTAGCCAACAGAATCGAGGCAGCAAATAATGAAAAAGCAAATCTGATCTCACACGAAAATGATTTCTCAAAATACTCTATTCTTGAAAGGATAACAAGTAAAAAGGGAAATGTCAAAGGAAAAATACTCAAGCTTCTTCTTGGCAGACTTGTAAAATCCATCAACGATATGGCTGCAGAAGCTTGTCCTCAGCTTACACTGGATCTTAACATTAATTCCAATGGAAACGTTATTATTCAGTGCAAAACTCCAAGCGGTACCCAGGACTATGGAGATCTTTCTACAGGAGAAAAACTGCTCGTTCAGTTTCTGGTAATGACTCAAATAAATCAGCTATCAGGTTTTAAACTTCTCGTAATGGATAATCTTGATAAGCTGGATGAAGCCAACTTTGAAAAAATGCTTGATTTCCTCTCGCAGCCAGCGGTTGCAGAGTATTACGACCATGTCTTCGTGGCAACGGTCAACCACACCGAATTTGAAGACGTACTCGGAAAATTCAGTGATATAAATGTCATAAACGTTTAA